A region from the Lycium barbarum isolate Lr01 chromosome 8, ASM1917538v2, whole genome shotgun sequence genome encodes:
- the LOC132605973 gene encoding protein CNGC15c-like isoform X2 encodes MAYGKSRSVRFQDDLEATKYATTNGDNNVIKVKHKLDGIRQSEPASRKSLKAKVLSRVFSEDYERANRKILDPRGPIIHRWNKIFLVSCLISLFVDPLLFYLPVVQDDICIDIGVNLEIALTFIRSIADIFYMIQIFVRFRTAYVAPSSRVFGRGELVLDTSKIAKRYFRKEFLIDVIAALPLPQATGVLAETAWAGAAYNLMLYMLASHVLGACWYLLSIERQEACWRYACSLEKPFCDYEYFDCQRVNDPQRKSWFNSSNITRLCNPNKSDYPFGIYDDAVTVSVTSALFFNKYFYCLWWGLKNLSALGQDLSTSTHVGEISFAIIVATFGLVLFALLIGNMQTYLQSTTIRLEEWRIRRMDSERWMHHRQLPQELRQSVRKYDQYKWVATRGVDEEALLKGLPLDLRRDIKRHLCYDLVRRVPVFDQMDERMIDAICERLKPALCTQGTCVVREGDPVNEMLFIIRGNLDSYTTNGGRTGFFNSCRIGPGDFCGEELLTWALDPRPSVILPSSTRTVKAVSEVESFALVAEDLKFVAKQFRRLHSKQLRHKFRFYSHQWRTWAARFIQVAYRIYRKRKGAAELKALENFVNETESFSGQLDTNVAPSPGSGFAARWAANRRGLHKHTDSDSTAVNSLQKPEEPDFSVDDDE; translated from the exons ATGGCTTATGGTAAATCAAGATCTGTAAG ATTCCAAGATGATCTTGAAGCAACAAAGTATGCAACAACTAATGGAGATAATAATGTGATCAAAGTGAAGCATAAGCTTGATGGAATACGACAATCAGAGCCAGCCAGCAGAAAATCCCTGAAAGCGAAAGTACTATCACGAGTATTTTCAGAAGACTATGAAAGAGCAAACAGAAAGATTCTGGATCCTCGAGGACCTATAATTCATAGATGGAACAAGATTTTCTTAGTTTCTTGTTTAATTTCATTGTTCGTCGACCCTCTATTGTTTTACTTGCCGGTGGTTCAGGACGATATCTGCATAGATATAGGAGTTAATCTGGAAATTGCTCTCACATTTATTAGATCAATAGCTGATATCTTTTACATGATTCAGATTTTTGTTCGATTTAGAACTGCGTATGTTGCTCCATCTTCTCGTGTATTTGGCAGAGGAGAGCTTGTTTTAGATACTTCAAAGATAGCAAAAAGATACTTCAGAAAAGAATTTTTGATTGATGTCATTGCAGCCCTGCCTTTACCACAG GCTACTGGTGTTTTGGCTGAAACAGCATGGGCAGGAGCTGCTTACAACTTGATGCTCTACATGCTAGCAAGCCAT GTATTGGGAGCTTGTTGGTATCTTCTATCAATTGAGAGGCAAGAAGCTTGTTGGAGATACGCGTGCAGTCTTGAGAAGCCATTTTgtgattatgaatattttgacTGCCAGAGAGTAAATGATCCACAAAGGAAGTCCTGGTTCAATTCCAGCAACATAACAAGACTATGTAACCCTAATAAAAGTGACTACCCGTTTGGTATTTATGATGACGCGGTGACAGTTAGCGTAACATCTGCTTTGTTTTTCAATAAGTACTTCTACTGCCTCTGGTGGGGCTTGAAGAACCTAAG TGCTCTAGGACAAGATCTTTCTACAAGCACTCATGTTGGAGAAATAAGTTTTGCCATCATAGTTGCAACTTTCGGCCTAGTTCTTTTTGCGTTGCTCATCGGCAATATGCAA ACGTACCTCCAGTCGACAACAATTAGATTAGAGGAGTGGAGAATTAGGAGAATGGATTCAGAACGATGGATGCACCACAGGCAGTTACCTCAAGAATTAAGGCAGTCGGTAAGGAAATATGATCAATACAAATGGGTTGCTACAAGAGGAGTTGATGAGGAAGCTCTTCTCAAAGGACTTCCTCTAGATCTTCGCAGAGATATCAAGCGCCACCTCTGCTATGATTTAGTTAGAAGA GTACCAGTGTTTGATCAAATGGATGAAAGAATGATAGATGCGATATGCGAGAGGCTAAAACCTGCATTATGCACTCAAGGAACTTGTGTTGTCCGCGAGGGTGATCCTGTCAATGAAATGCTCTTCATAATTCGAGGGAATCTTGATTCTTACACAACGAATGGTGGCCGTACTGGTTTCTTTAATTCTTGCCGTATTGGTCCAG GTGATTTCTGTGGTGAGGAACTGCTGACATGGGCCCTCGATCCACGTCCAAGTGTGATTCTACCATCCTCCACTAGAACAGTGAAAGCAGTTTCTGAAGTAGAGTCGTTCGCACTTGTAGCAGAGGACTTGAAGTTCGTGGCAAAACAGTTTCGGAGGCTGCATAGCAAACAACTGAGGCACAAATTCAGGTTCTACTCACACCAGTGGCGTACTTGGGCTGCACGCTTCATTCAAGTTGCATACCGAATATATAGAAAACGAAAGGGTGCAGCTGAACTTAAGGCTCTAGAGAACTTTGTGAATGAAACAGAGTCGTTTAGCGGGCAATTGGACACGAATGTCGCACCATCACCTGGATCAGGCTTTGCAGCAAGATGGGCAGCAAATAGAAGGGGTCTTCACAAGCACACTGATTCAGATTCCACTGCAGTTAATTCATTACAAAAGCCAGAAGAACCTGATTTCTCTGTTGATGATGATGAGTAA
- the LOC132605973 gene encoding protein CNGC15b-like isoform X1, protein MAYGKSRSVRFQDDLEATKYATTNGDNNVIKVKHKLDGIRQSEPASRKSLKAKVLSRVFSEDYERANRKILDPRGPIIHRWNKIFLVSCLISLFVDPLLFYLPVVQDDICIDIGVNLEIALTFIRSIADIFYMIQIFVRFRTAYVAPSSRVFGRGELVLDTSKIAKRYFRKEFLIDVIAALPLPQVLIWVVIPNLKGSTMANTKNVLRFIIIFQYLPRLYLIFPLSSQIVKATGVLAETAWAGAAYNLMLYMLASHVLGACWYLLSIERQEACWRYACSLEKPFCDYEYFDCQRVNDPQRKSWFNSSNITRLCNPNKSDYPFGIYDDAVTVSVTSALFFNKYFYCLWWGLKNLSALGQDLSTSTHVGEISFAIIVATFGLVLFALLIGNMQTYLQSTTIRLEEWRIRRMDSERWMHHRQLPQELRQSVRKYDQYKWVATRGVDEEALLKGLPLDLRRDIKRHLCYDLVRRVPVFDQMDERMIDAICERLKPALCTQGTCVVREGDPVNEMLFIIRGNLDSYTTNGGRTGFFNSCRIGPGDFCGEELLTWALDPRPSVILPSSTRTVKAVSEVESFALVAEDLKFVAKQFRRLHSKQLRHKFRFYSHQWRTWAARFIQVAYRIYRKRKGAAELKALENFVNETESFSGQLDTNVAPSPGSGFAARWAANRRGLHKHTDSDSTAVNSLQKPEEPDFSVDDDE, encoded by the exons ATGGCTTATGGTAAATCAAGATCTGTAAG ATTCCAAGATGATCTTGAAGCAACAAAGTATGCAACAACTAATGGAGATAATAATGTGATCAAAGTGAAGCATAAGCTTGATGGAATACGACAATCAGAGCCAGCCAGCAGAAAATCCCTGAAAGCGAAAGTACTATCACGAGTATTTTCAGAAGACTATGAAAGAGCAAACAGAAAGATTCTGGATCCTCGAGGACCTATAATTCATAGATGGAACAAGATTTTCTTAGTTTCTTGTTTAATTTCATTGTTCGTCGACCCTCTATTGTTTTACTTGCCGGTGGTTCAGGACGATATCTGCATAGATATAGGAGTTAATCTGGAAATTGCTCTCACATTTATTAGATCAATAGCTGATATCTTTTACATGATTCAGATTTTTGTTCGATTTAGAACTGCGTATGTTGCTCCATCTTCTCGTGTATTTGGCAGAGGAGAGCTTGTTTTAGATACTTCAAAGATAGCAAAAAGATACTTCAGAAAAGAATTTTTGATTGATGTCATTGCAGCCCTGCCTTTACCACAG GTATTAATTTGGGTCGTTATCCCTAATTTAAAGGGCTCAACAATGGCGAACACAAAGAATGTCCTCAGATTCATTATCATTTTTCAGTATCTCCCTAGACTTTATCTCATATTTCCATTGTCGTCGCAAATTGTCAAGGCTACTGGTGTTTTGGCTGAAACAGCATGGGCAGGAGCTGCTTACAACTTGATGCTCTACATGCTAGCAAGCCAT GTATTGGGAGCTTGTTGGTATCTTCTATCAATTGAGAGGCAAGAAGCTTGTTGGAGATACGCGTGCAGTCTTGAGAAGCCATTTTgtgattatgaatattttgacTGCCAGAGAGTAAATGATCCACAAAGGAAGTCCTGGTTCAATTCCAGCAACATAACAAGACTATGTAACCCTAATAAAAGTGACTACCCGTTTGGTATTTATGATGACGCGGTGACAGTTAGCGTAACATCTGCTTTGTTTTTCAATAAGTACTTCTACTGCCTCTGGTGGGGCTTGAAGAACCTAAG TGCTCTAGGACAAGATCTTTCTACAAGCACTCATGTTGGAGAAATAAGTTTTGCCATCATAGTTGCAACTTTCGGCCTAGTTCTTTTTGCGTTGCTCATCGGCAATATGCAA ACGTACCTCCAGTCGACAACAATTAGATTAGAGGAGTGGAGAATTAGGAGAATGGATTCAGAACGATGGATGCACCACAGGCAGTTACCTCAAGAATTAAGGCAGTCGGTAAGGAAATATGATCAATACAAATGGGTTGCTACAAGAGGAGTTGATGAGGAAGCTCTTCTCAAAGGACTTCCTCTAGATCTTCGCAGAGATATCAAGCGCCACCTCTGCTATGATTTAGTTAGAAGA GTACCAGTGTTTGATCAAATGGATGAAAGAATGATAGATGCGATATGCGAGAGGCTAAAACCTGCATTATGCACTCAAGGAACTTGTGTTGTCCGCGAGGGTGATCCTGTCAATGAAATGCTCTTCATAATTCGAGGGAATCTTGATTCTTACACAACGAATGGTGGCCGTACTGGTTTCTTTAATTCTTGCCGTATTGGTCCAG GTGATTTCTGTGGTGAGGAACTGCTGACATGGGCCCTCGATCCACGTCCAAGTGTGATTCTACCATCCTCCACTAGAACAGTGAAAGCAGTTTCTGAAGTAGAGTCGTTCGCACTTGTAGCAGAGGACTTGAAGTTCGTGGCAAAACAGTTTCGGAGGCTGCATAGCAAACAACTGAGGCACAAATTCAGGTTCTACTCACACCAGTGGCGTACTTGGGCTGCACGCTTCATTCAAGTTGCATACCGAATATATAGAAAACGAAAGGGTGCAGCTGAACTTAAGGCTCTAGAGAACTTTGTGAATGAAACAGAGTCGTTTAGCGGGCAATTGGACACGAATGTCGCACCATCACCTGGATCAGGCTTTGCAGCAAGATGGGCAGCAAATAGAAGGGGTCTTCACAAGCACACTGATTCAGATTCCACTGCAGTTAATTCATTACAAAAGCCAGAAGAACCTGATTTCTCTGTTGATGATGATGAGTAA